ATTAGCAACCACCACGGCTGCCCATGCCCACTCGTCAAAACTCAATACATCCTCTACCCCTGCTCAGACCTCTCAGACATCCACCACTACTCCAACCCAGTCAGCACATGCAGCCGCCACTGCCAACCCCACCTGCCCTAAAGGTGGGAAAAAAGACCCTCAACTGCCACTTGACAGAAAAAACTCAGAGGGACTAAGACACAAACTGCCCCCCAACATTTAAGGAATTCTAAAACAATGTGGGCATTGTGTTGTGGGTTGTGTCAGAATTGGCACCAGACATCCAATGATGTTGTGTGGACAGGTACATCTTGTTTGCATTCACTCTAGGATGTGTTTGTTGTAGAACATCAGGTAGAGTcaaaatgtatacatacatgtCTGTGTTAGTGATCATTGGAGCAAGCAGGGGAGCTGAACAGGAACAACAGTAAAATTGTTTGAAAGCACTAGCTGAGGGACAAAAGTCTCCATTTTCCAGACATGAGAAACAGCAATACATGTGAGGCACTCATAATGTGACAGGAAATGACCTcgacaataataataaacgtgagaaaataataatcttGCTGCTTTTGGAGGAACATTTCCCGTGATGTCAGTTTTAAAATGAAGGCAATACAGCAGACACTTCCTGGTTTCCAGCTCCAACTCCCTCTTGCCTCCCATTCTGCACCAAAGTGTAATATTTTCTCATCAGCATACTAAACATTGATAAGAATATAGAGTTTAAACATCACTGTAAAGTAGATGATCGAATGAATTTGAATAATTAGGAGCAGTCCACTTATGTGTGtggtgtttagttttttaaacaaGACAACACTTGTAAACCTACATGttcactctctgtgtgtgtgtgtgtgtgtgtgtgtgtgtgtgtgtgtgtgtgtgtgagagagagagagagtgtgacatacaactctgctctgctgtgcaCTGTGGCTCACTTGATTTTTATTCCACCCGGCTCCGGCTGTAAATATGTGCCTCTCTGTGGGTCTGTTGTAAGCTTCCTCACTCTTCCGCCTCTCTGTCTTTGATCTCTTTTCTGTCTCGCCGCCTTTCATCTGATTTCACTACCCCGGTTGCTAACTGCTTATacagactctctctctttctcttagtTTGCCCGACACTTTACTCCTGTGTGGCCATCAGTCTCACGTTCAAATGGCTCTTCCTTCTGTCGGCCTATGACACTGTTTTTAGCGCAAATTCTAGTgttgtttgatgttttgtgtGGGTAGCAACAAGACAGCTCGGTCTTAACCATTGATACCATGTTGCCTAGACTATATATTAAAGgaccaaatgttttgtttctttttcctcacagCTTTAGCTTTTGAACTATGAACAATTAGATAATAATCTTGTCACGGCAAGGATCTTGGTCGTGGTGTTGAAGGTGATGATGATATTACTGACAACCATGACGGTAATGATGAAGGTGTATATCTAGATGTAAGAATAAAGCGGATTTAGATATCATCTTGTTGAGTGTGTTGAAGCATGAGCTttgtgtgcttgcgtgtgtgtttttgttctgtttacatgtttaattcAACTCAAAATTAAATGTCGATGACTTGGTACTTTTGGACATTTGCAGAGCagactttaacattttatttattcaagggGGAGTTTCACTGAGAGCAATGCTCTTTCTTTCTCGAAATTTACACTTAGGGTAAAGGGTCCTTCCGTGGGACACCTCACTATTGGCAGCTTTTCCCTTTCCCTACCCAGATTTATCTTGCTGGTCTGGAACTGTCTACCTTTTTGGTAACCTGTGGGCCATAATTGCCCACTTGACACTATTTTAGTGTAAAGCCAAACATGTTGGGAACCTCTGGCTTAAAATGAGTAAAGCATGAGCAGATCATATGTTTAGTAAATTTAAAATCTTAACTGTAATATTAAactgtaataacaacaaaagtaTTTTGTAACTATATATCTGTGAAAAGTACGTTTGGCTGGAATATTAGTGAAGTAGAAAGTAGTAATTTTAGTAATTTGGATCCTTTAATTTgtaaattttattttagtttggaTAGATCACCAGGATACTGAGAACCACTTGATTCTTGGCTTTGAAACAACCCTGGTGAATCAGATATGGACTCGTTTGTGATCGGACAGGATTTGGAACTCAAGAGGTTTGTCAACTTAACTTCAACAATGAGTGTGATCAAATAACTTCTTGTGTTAGCAACTGCTTGAATGGTTAAAAACTGTTCGCTCAGTTTCAGCTCTGGATCCCCAACACTAATCCTGTAGCTCTCAACAGAAGGctgacacactcacacccaAGGTTCAGCTTGTGAAGGCAGGGACACTAAAATCTCTGAATGAATTTGAGGGCAAATTGGAGTCTCACGGATTCAcctgcctcctcctcccttcctgtAATGTTCTAACTCATTTATTTTACCTCTCCACTCTCATTAttgtccagttttttttttttaacggtcCTTAAGTCCATACAGGCGAGTTATGAGTCATTAACATGCTGAATTTACACTTATTATTTGCACACTGTTTGAATAGACCCTGCTGAGTCTCACAAATCAGCATTGATTTGTCAGTAAGAGGATGATTGCCTTGTAGCTTTAGATAGGCTTTTGCTGTTTGGTAATTATACTGACATGTAATTAGGGGCAGAGGAGAGGCTCTGACCATGTTTCTACATTTCAACAGTGCAGAAGTAGAGTGGGTTAGTAGTGGAGGCCTCAGTTGAGCAGACAAAATACCTGCTGGTTTCACAGTGACCACTAGATGGCATTAACACTCTAATGATCAGATCAGCACATCAGGATGCAGGGGCATCTTACACAATTTATATATGTATCTTTACTGTCCATGAGAGAACAGGAGGGACAtgtagatgatgaagaggagaagCCACTGTGGAGCAAGGAAAAGTTTATTGATGAGACAAGCCTGAATTACCAGCCATGAATagaggtggtggggggggggggataaacaGGACTGTAATTACTGCTTTTCATTCTGGCTCTGAAATAGACTCAGAGGGAAGTCTTTTCCCTTGGTTGGAAACAAGCTAGACTCACAGAGGGTTTCAGCGGCTAAAATCTCACTCTTGTAAGTATTTTATTTCCCATCATACTATAGTGTTGCATTATGTGGATATAGCAACAATGTGTGTATACTTGTCCTGCAAATTCAATCCCTAGATTGATAAAGGCCTAATCTGCAAGTCATTCATCTACAAGTAGGCTAAAATCACTCTGCAAGTAATTCTGCTTTCAAACATGCTTTCTTTATGCTTGATGCTTGACTTTaaacttttaaacttttgaacCAACTTGGCAGTGGCACAGGAGGTTGCACATTTTGTTCCAGTTCAAAGAGTTTTCAGATTGTTTCATACAAATAGTTTTTGGAAGCCTGGAGAGATGAAAGTATCTAAAATTTCACAATAAataacagcatttaaaaagtcagaaaaatgaACAGTGTTAGTGTAGCagcatgtttaatttattatctTGTTTGTCATCTGGTAACCCCTCAGGTTTGGAACCACCGCTTTATAACAAACTAACAACCAGTTGCATCCATGGAACATGTGGTGCACATATAGCTTTACGTCTAAGTCTGGTAGCACAACCGCAGAAGAAGCAGAGATTTAAGGTTAGGGGGGTGGTCATAGGTGGGCTGGTTGCGCTCACCgcaaaattatatatatagaCTTCCTGCACCCTCACTCAAaacccaccaacacacacacacacacacacacacacacacacactccaggaGCTACAATGGAGGAGGATGAGATTTAAACGTTGAAAAAGCGAGGTGATTCCCATGCTCATAACCACTTCAAACAGGATGCATTTAGGTATGAGTGTTCACAAAAAAGCAGTGAAATGAAGGCTGCAGTTTAGTGTCTGTGCTTGTGTCACTTTTCTGTCTATGGGAAGAAAAGGGTTTTATGAACAGGgtactgcttttttttcttcttctgcagacCATATATTAGTTTataagcaatgttttttttcctctgatttAAGTCATTTAAGAAAGTCCCTGGTGTTGCCCTTTGCTGCTCCTCACACTGGATGTGACACATCGTCTGTAAGAGTTTCATTTAACACAATAGGTTCCGTTTAACATGAATCATCTTTTTTGCCTTAGTCCAGCACCCGTTTGCAGTTTGCAGGCCTATATGCAGTAGGATACTTCCATTTCTCCATCGTGCCTCCCTGCACATGGCTCCTACGGGGATATTGCTGAGTCATGAATGAGGAGGGACAGTAGGCTAGGTTAAGTGTATTTCAACTGAAATTCTTTTGCATCTGACAGGTAGGCAATATGCAGATATCATTCAATCCGCCCCTTTATGCGCGGTGATGCCCTAAGgacagtggaggaggaggaggaggaggaggaggagaaggagaaggaggaggaggaggaggaggaggaacggGGTCTCCAAACCTGcccacctctctcctccctccgcCACCGCCACAGCGACAGACACCGCTTCTGGCCTATCGCATCAGAGTCGGACCCCCTccgtcctctctctccctccctcacatCTCTCCTCTGTGCCCTGCCCACCCCGGCGGTCTCTTCTCCAGCCCTGTCAGAGCCAATCCGCGACTGGGTGTAAGTAGGGCAAGCCGCTTCCTGGTTCTCAGAAAAAAGGAGCTGGGAGTCGGAGTGGGCCAGCGGAGGCAGCACACAGGGGGTCAGAGCAGCCCAGAGAGCCGGCGGTCTGCGGAGACGAGACAACCTACAAGAAAAACGCCGACGTACGATTTGGCGAAGGTTAAAACCTCCTGGGTGTCGATCTGAGGACAAAAGCCGCGGTGACCCCCGGTGGAGAAGAATATACAAGAGCTGtgaggataaaaaaagaagaagtaggCAGGGTGGGACGGAATAATCCAGGAAGTGTGGAGGACGGTCAGGTGGGAGGCGACGAGTCTAAACAGGTGACACACCGGCACTCAGGTAACTACTTCACCTGAAGGCTGTCATTTGAATGCAAATTAAAACAGCAACAAGTTAAACATAATGTAGGATAAGTAGCCTAGCATGTTTGTTTGCAATGACAGCACTGGCTTGCCACAACCTATAGCGTCCCTCCTCCCCGGTTCTGATCGGGGTCACGGGAGGACTATACACGTCACAGGTAGCCTATCCGGTAGCCTAACTCACGTCTACATTAAATCCCTACATACACTGCGCTTTTCAGCTAGGCTTTGAAATGCCCaaaatgtaagtgtgtgtgtgtgtgtgtgcgtgtgtgtgcgcgcgcacgcgcgcgcgtgtgtgtgcgtacgtgtgtgtgtcgGCGTCcaggtgagagagggagagtaggGTCGGCGGGTACATTTCTGGAGTCTGCTGCTAATTATAGCCGAGAACACCGGCTGACATCCAAAACCTAACCTGCTCTCACGCACATCACCTGCCTCTCCGCTGCTCATGGGCACGCAGAACACGCAGTGGATCTATGGGTTTTAGCCTCTTGCACCTTAATGATCTCCCTTCAGTGGTCTGTTAATTATCATCATCCTCTTCTCCTTGGCGCACccagtgttttaatttaatccGGTTACTGTTACAATAGGATACACTCAGGCTGTAATGTTGGGTTAAGGCTGCCTCAtgggtggggtgtgtgtgtgtgtgtgtgtgtgtgtgtgtgtgtgtgtgtgtgtgtgtgtgtgtgtgtgtgtgtgtgtgtgtgtgtgtggtagatgTGTTGCTGACTCGCCCCCCTAACAGACCGGCCTAACAAGCTCAACTGGCTTGGGTTTGGTTTCCCTGTCTCTTGGGCACAGCCTGTAAATCTTTAGCTGTCCATGTAGGTAGTTAATGCCTTATGCCCTCTAGGCTCAGGTGTTGTCGccgcttttttgtttttcagctcaCCTCTTGGCCTCTGAGGGGCCTACACATTGACAACGGCCTGAGCTTGTGACCAAGGGGTTAACAGTTTGGAGAAGAGAAGTcctttttgtattctttttgtttcactgttttcttcCCTGTGTGCATGCCATCATGTGAGTGGACGTCCAATGCTCTCTTGTGCTAGGATGGCTTCCCACATATGGAAGAGCCATCAGGGGTTTGAAATACATTCTTAATGCCAGCTCTGTTTGCCCTAACTTTGTCTGCAACATAATTAGACATCTGTACTTCATCCCTCGTTCCCACTGTCCTGACATGACCTCTGTCCTGCTCTGCTTTCTACAGGCCTGTTTCTCGATGCTGATATCTCTTATTTCCCCGCTGATGCTTcatcattttgtgtttagtCTCAATCTGCACTTCAGACACATTCTCTCCCGAAGAAATGTTCTTAGAGATCTGTGGAACTCAACAGTACAGAACAGTATGCAGTTAATAACACTCCCCttaaagaggtgtgtgtgtgtgtgtgtgtgtgtgtgtgtgtgtgtgtgtgtgtgtgtgtgtgtgtgtgtgtgtgtgtgtgtgtgtgtgtgtgtgtgtgtgtgtgtgtgtgtgtgtgtgtgtgtgtgtgtgtgtgtgtgtgtgtgtgtgtgtgtgtgtgtgtgtgtgtgtgtgtgtgtgtgtgtgtgtgtgtgtgtgtgtgtgtgttttctcaacCTCACTGACTGTTGGAAAACTCATTTTCGGATGAAGTCAAAATAGGAAGCGGttggtttctgtctttttatttctggTCGTTTACAAGAACCCCCCTCTCGACCCCAAATTACATCTGCATCATatgatttcttttgtgtgtgtgtgtgtgtgtgtgttcattcacaTGCACTGTAGCTTCATCTAACCTATTTTacaagagagaagaaaacaagtGCCTCAATTAGTCAGCAGTTTGTGCTTAGGTTACTCTATCAGTTCATAATGTCTTTGTTCACATAATTGGTGAATGCCTGATTCTTAGCCTCACTTTGGGGTGAATaacattcaaatcaaatcaggtacatttttttaacacttttgtgcCTTTTTCTTTAGGTGTATGACCTCTGCTGATCTCCGGGCAGAGGACCAAAGAGGAGGGGGACAAGCGAGAGGCAGAATAAAGCAGGTCCCCATTTTCTCCTGGGTTTATGGACCGGAGGTAGGAATTACTCATCATACGttattgtgtatgttttgtaaTAAGTCCCTGtctttttcaaacacatttttatttatgctGTCAACCATTTTGGTAAGTTTTCTCAAAAGACCTGAGCCCATGgatgcaaaatgggacaaagaTTATCTTAATGGTTTGGTATCCCTCAAACAAAATAGTTGGTACAAAGTGTCATCCAAACATATCTAAATGCAAATGTGTTAATACCTGCTCTAAATGGCCACACTCACAGGTGGCCATGCTGTCTAGGAGAGGGCAGAGGTGTTTgtatgtgatgtgatgtgaggAATTGTACAAGTGGATATAATAGTGCACACTTTTTGACAGACTTTTGGACTTTTGGTCTCTTATTTAAATCAAGTGTGCAAGCTTCAACAACGTTTAAATCATAGTGATGTCTTTAAGAAACTTTTGGGAAACCAATCAGTGGCACAAATGCAGTGTGACCACCATACTGGGGTGATTGGTTGCAAAATGTGACAATATCCCACATTGGTATCACCAAATAGCATAAATAACATGCCAAGGTCCTAAGTCATTTTGCATGTTATCACTatgcaatttttgtttttctcgtGATTTTGTCTCTACTACTCTACTACTATATTGTGATGTAGTCTAAAGAGCGGCAAAGTCTACTCTGCATAGGGAGAAGGACGGGGCGGGGCGGATGGATGGttcaaacaaacaggactttcacccaggagacagcagtttgtgttcagtgtggaaccaaaagtcaattttaacttatttatttattcatgttgatTACTTAACTTTATTTTATCCCACTCCATGACATTTTGCTAAACATAACCACTcagttttgttgcctaaacataaccacGTAGTTGTGTTGCCTAAACATAAGcatgtagttttgtttgtttgtttgtttgtttgtagtcACAACGTTGACTCCCAACTGATGATGTTAGGAAAGAGAATGgggcattaaataaaatgtgtagaCATAACACCTGAAATGTCCTTAAAAGTGACATGCTATTTAAACACCTTCCCATGGATCACATGGTTATTCTACTGGAGTTTCTTTAATCTCCAAAAATACTTTCTTGTTATAAAATACATATCTCATCTTAAGTGTATGCGTTACATTAAGAAGaaactttatttgtttagaAACTTTAATTATTCAGAAACTTTTATTTATGTCATTGGGGATTTCAAccaaatcaaaaaaaaacaatcaacatttaaattatataaaGAACATTTGTAACCACACATAGTTTTAGTGTTGTAACATACTCCGCCACACAGATGAAGTTAAGAATAATATATTCAATTAAACTTCAGAGATTGTAATTTTTAAACGATTGATGATAAGTGGACGGAGATCAGTGGATTTTATGGACCTCAGCTCACTTGTTTGTCTGAGCtacaaataacacaaagaagagatgtactgtatatgtattatataaatCATCCAGAACAACTAaatctgtatctgtttttttcagcttgTCACACCATAGTTTACACCAGAAACACATTGTCGTGGGGGTCAgaacattgttgtgttttttttaataggatGACAAGAGAGAAGGGGCTTCATGAAAATATCATTGTCCATGGAATAAATATGAGCTGAATAAAGTGGTCAGGcagttaaatattttatagGCAACCATGAGCACTATAACAGCAATTGGCTTTTAAAGAAACTTTGGGAATGAAGCCAAAAATACACTCTTGTCTCTTGACTTTAATTTTGGGTTTGTGATATAATCGCAACAAAGCAACACTGCTTTTGAGAAGCTGTAGAATGGTGTGTATTGATGTTAGTAAGAGTACCACCAGGAAACATTTCTCCAATGCCAACaatataaacagtttttttagcTTAAGGCTAATGTTATGCTAGCTAATTTATTAACATGCAATTATAATGCacctggaaaaaataaattgtttggATAATGATTgatatgatatacagtatatatattattgattaGCCAAAATCTCAATTTCTCATTCCTGTAACTAATACTGTACTTTATGAGAGAATATACAAATTATGGATAGCAAATGTAATGGTTTGTTTAACctcataaataattaataaagcaAATTACTGTGTTATTTCTCATGCACAGCATTCTTTCAGGCAGTTAATGCCATTCCAATTGTAGTTTCTGTTCAACAGAGAGAACCTATGGCTCAGAACATTATTTAGCCTCCAGGGTTCAGCACTTAAAGCTGGTCCACATACATCATTAGATCAAGCAAGGAAtacatatttttgatatttctttctttaaatgatcaTAAACTTACTGAGAAGGCCCTAAAATTAAAATCTTACACAAAACACTCTTAAGCATCTCTTGATCATTTAAGTCTTTAATGTGAATGTGTATATATTCTTTAAAGAATATGACATTGTAGCATAATGAGCATCTCCAACCACACTCAATGCACATAACTtgttaataaatacatgttgatAATATACATTAATGAAGTGTTAACCACGGGTAACTGTTCTTTAAGTAGCATCGTTGGGATAGGGTTTAAGTgacaggtagatggcttagctgaTGAGATCATTAGCATTAATTGTTGAAGGTCTATAAAAGCttgcttttctttcttgcagTTCTGCTTTTAAAGGTGAATTGTTGAGGGAGAGAGGTGATGAATTTTATCTCTAATTGTTCTAATTTTATCATTCAAGAAGCTCATGAAGTTGTCACTACTCAGAGCTATAGTAATAGATGGCTCAACAGAGCTGTGACtctctgtcagcctggctacagtgctgaaaagaaacctcgggtttcttattttcttctattagtgatgagtaatagtctgatctggcatttctgagggccttcATATATGTTTTCAGACTGTCTTGCCAATCTAAACGAGattcttccagtttggtggattagaaagtgtgtgtgtgtgtgtgtgtgtgtgtgtgtgtgtgtgtgtgtgtgtgtgtgtgtgtgtgtgtgtgtgtgtgtgtgtgtgtgtgtgtgtgtgtgtgtgtgtgtgtgtgtgtgtgtgtgtgtgtgtgtgtgtgtgtgtgtgtgtgtgtgtgtgtgtgtgtgtggtgggcaAGTTGGTGTGACAAATCATGTGACTTTGGCTTTGCTGAAGTATGACTGGTGTGACAACCATGTGTCCGTGAACTGGAGGGTAGGGGGAAGTGACATTGAGTGGTCTGTCAGgcgaggaacacacacacacgcacacttccAACGCACACTTGCATACAGACACacgcatacagacacacacacatatatatatatatatatatataaacatgcatgcacatggtTCCAGGAAATGCGTTAATTAGGGCATGTGAGCCCATATAAATTCCCCCATTTCAGACATGGGTCTTTCAGTTTCATACAAACCGACTGAGTGGGAGGAaggtggggagagagagacagaacgGGGGAGGGAGAATGGGAGATGAAAGAAGTAAAAGTTTTTGCCCCTAATATTTGAAGGTGTCTCACCTTTTTTCTCAGGCTTTTTGCCCCTGTTGCAAGAACCGTTATTCAGAGAAAATCAATCTATTCCCTACTCTTCAATTAACAAGGAGAAATTACACCTCAGTCAAACTGGTGTGTCATCAAATGCAGGAAATGGGGCTACACTTCTCAAGTCAAATATATTTTGGTCGATGGTTTATTTTCAGTCATGGCAATTGTATAATCATGTAACTTATTAGTTTTATGATTGGAAGTCCcctttatttaaacatgtgCATAAACCATGACCATGTGCCTTTGACCTTGACCTCTGCACAAACGCCGCGTTTTCACCATATATGGCAGTTGTTTCCCCACATCGAGGCGGTAATGCCACAGGGGTGACTACATGGTGTCCATTATCCAGTCTGCTGCTACTACAGTTGAGTCTTGCCCCCACTCGATCTGTGTCAATAGAGGAAGTTATGTATCTACCATTTCCTCTTTTCAGTCATGAGTTTCTGTAGCATTTGACAGCCCTCCTTCGCTCTCGACCACCAGCCTCGCATCCCACGCCACCCAGCATTAACCAGTTTGGCAGGTGGCCATGACTCTTCTTCTTGTAAAGAGTcagaaaagagtgagagaaagaaaacaggccGCAAAAAAGCTACAGGCTGCAGGAGTGATCATGATTCAGCTCTTCGAGTAACAGTGCAATTGTTTCTGTACACACTGAGCGGGCGGTTATCATAAATAGGTACAGTGAGACAACACTTCAAGGAAAGTGAGAATAAACACCCAAACATGAGCAGGCAAGAAGAGTCATTGCTGTTGAAACTGACCCCTTTCATGTGTGATGTTCAAAGGGGAAATCCAGCAGCAAATGGAGGCCTTTATTCCATCccttttggagaaaaaagaaatttttggaattataaaaaaaactaaaaaataaatgctattgTTGCTGAAGGGACATATGACACATCATGTTTATAGACCAAACTTCtgttataaaatatgtatttcttttatacatttttccttctttcctccccTTAAAAAAATGCTCTTCAAACATCCTTCATTCAGACTACGATTTCACTGTGAGACGTCCACCAGGAAGAGAAGTTATGAGTTATCTGTTGTTCTAGCACATACCCAGCTGTTGGGTTCCTGACATCGCAGTAGTTTGTCAAAGTTATTCTGAAGGTCAGATATagttaatgtattgtaaatccAGTAAAAATGTAGTCCACTACCATGCCATTAAACCTATTTATCAGAAAAggtgacacatactgtattttacttgtttaatttttttttttttttttttttttttacttctctctGCTTCTTAAGATCAGAAAAGCTGTTTACTTTGTCTCTGTCAGAGCTGTTTTTGCTCTTCatctgtgtgtcactttgtcTTCCATTTATCTCTTCATCTGTTCTATTGGCCGATCATCTTTACTGAGCACAGGAAGAGGAAACTGATCGGATCAGTTAGCTTTGCGACATTtctctctgttgtgtgtgtgtgtgtgtgtgtgtttgtgtgtgtgtgtgtgtccagtgctTTTGCAATATCTTACGCCAAAGCGGGACGTCAATTGTGTAGGAGAGCAGCAATTGTTGAGACCCTGCCAGTGATGTGGCAACTCAAGACACAGCACATGCacagaaaaatgtttaagttGTTCCAAACGTGTTCTTATCAACAGATATGTGCAAATTAGAAGCTCAGTTGAAAAACTGATTCTGTTGCTTTCTGCAGCCACAAATCATCTTTCTTTGGTTGAAGACATTTAATCcatattgaatacattttttttgcaattatgttttgattattttaattaagatATTCATAGGACAGACTTAACTGCTATTTGAATACACACTGAGAAACTGTACACATCATAATGTAAATGCTCATCTTTTGTTTTACACTGCCTCATCTCTAAAACAATCCCCCATTTTC
The genomic region above belongs to Etheostoma cragini isolate CJK2018 chromosome 6, CSU_Ecrag_1.0, whole genome shotgun sequence and contains:
- the LOC117945867 gene encoding acidic endochitinase WIN6.2B-like; translation: MTDSGGGGGGGGGEGEGGGGGGGGTGSPNLPTSLLPPPPPQRQTPLLAYRIRVGPPPSSLSLPHISPLCPAHPGGLFSSPVRANPRLGVSRASRFLVLRKKELGVGVGQRRQHTGGQSSPESRRSAETRQPTRKTPTYDLAKVKTSWVSI